CGGCATGACGCTGATCGAGGTGCTGGTTGCCGTGCTGGTTCTCGCCATCGGCCTGCTGGGCGCGGCAGTGATCCAGCTCAATGCGCTCAAGTACACAGACAGTTCCCGAATGACCAGCCAGGCCAGTTTCATTGCCTACGACATGCTTGACCGAATCCGCGCCAATTCCGCTGTCGACTACTCCTGGGGCCGGGCCGAACGTGCGCCGGCCAGCAGTGCGTCTGCCAGCGTGCGCGATCTGGACCTGCATGATTTCGAGGCCAATATCCTCGGCTTTGCCGGGGCGAGCGCCAAAGGCTCGGTGTCGGTCAGTGCGGGTGAGGTGACGGTCAGCATCAGTTGGGACGATAGCCGGGGCACGAACAGGCCGGGAGCTCGGGAAACATTCACCCTGACCAGTCGCGTCAGCGATGAATCGAGGGGGGCGCAATGAGGCGTCGTGTTGGGGGATTCAGCCTGGTGGAATTGCTGCTGGCGTTGGCCACGGGCTTGGTATTGGTGTTGGGGGGGACTCAGGTGCTGATCGGTTCCAGAGCCACCCACGCCAGCCAGCAGGCTGCGATGTTGCTGCAGGATGACGCACGCTTCGTGCTGGGCAAGATGACCCAGGATATTCGCCAGGCAGGGATGTTTGGCTGTTTGGCCACGGCGTTTATCGACAATGCCCCGCCGGCCTTCGATCAGCCTGTCAGTTGGAAGATCGAGGCGGGGGCCAAGTCGCTGACGCTAGTCACGGCAGATGTTGGTAACGAGAATGGCAAGGCTGACTGGACCGTATTGTCCGACTGCACGGGCACCGCCCAGGCCTACGCAGGTAGTTCTCCTGCGCCTGCCCCCGGACAACTTCGCTTTGCGCTGCGCCAGATCACCTACACCTTCGAAGCCGGTCAATTGAAAGTCAGCACGCCTGCGGCCCCCGCCAAGGCCGTGCTGGTGGATAACGTGCAGGCTTTCGATATCAGCTATGGCGTGGCTGCCAAACCCTCGTCGACGGAGGTGGCGCGTTACGACGCGAGCCCGGCGGACCTGGGCTTGATACGCAGCGTGCGCATCCTGATGACGCTGCAAGATCCCGCCGGACGCGTGAAAGATCAAACCTACAGCGTCGTGGCGGCGCTGCGAAACCGTCTGGGGTAGCGCCGCCATGAAGCTTAAAGAACCTATTCGCCTGCGGCAGGCCGGCATGGTGCTGCTGATCAGCCTGGTGTTGTTGCTGCTTTTGTCGCTGATCGGTCTGTCATCCATGCAAGGCGCGGTCACCCAGCAAAAGGTCACCGCTAGCCTCTGGCACCGCAATCAGTCACTGCAAAGCGCCGAGAGCGGCTTGCGACGCGGAGAGTCGAGCGTGCAGCGGTCATTTGCGACACTGCTGCCGTGCCGGTCGATTGTCACCTGTGCACCGCCGGCCGCCGCCTATTCGGTAGTTGGGGCTGGGCTGGACCCTGTCTCGGGTATCACTTGGACTGCACTGGACGGCGGTCTATACGGCATTCAATCCCTGGGACCTGCGGTGGGGCTGGCGCATGTACCACCACAAACCGTGGCCGACGTATATCGAGTGACGGCCGTCGGATTAAGCGGCCAATTGCGCACGGTGCTGGAGAGCGTCTATGCGCGGGTAGAAGAGGAGGGCGGCTCGCGTTTTCAGCGGGTGGCCTGGCGGCAACTTCAATAAGGAGCGTTGAAATGGGCATGGACAGCCAGGGCTTTACCCTGATCGAGTTACTGATCGCCGTCGTGATCATTGCGGTGCTGGCCGGGATTGCTTACCCCGGCTACACCAGCCATATGAAAAAGGTCTATCGCGCGGAAATCGTCGCGTTGTTGACCGACCAGGCTCAGCACCTGGAGCGGTTTTATACGAGGAGCGGCACTTTTATTGATGCAAGCGGCGTCAGCGAGGGCAATGATCGCTATAGAATCACCGCTGCATTGAACCCTCAGGATTTCCAGTTGGTGGCTACGCCTGGCGTCGGCTCGGTGATGACCGGCGACCTTTGCGGCGACTTCAGCCTGACCAGCGCCGGTGCGCGGACCAATCCGGGCGCCGCCCCGGACATGTCGCGCAAGCTGTGCTGGGGGCAATGATGAGGGTGCTGGACGACTGGGCGCCAGGTGCGCGTGTTCCTATTTATCGGCTGGATCAAATGATGGCAGAGCAACAGCAGGTAGTGATTGTCGGTGGCGGGGTCATCGGCTTGTTGACGGCATTCAACCTGGCGACCCAAGGGCAAGCCGTGGTGCTGCTGGAGCGCGCGGGGTTGGGACAGGAGTCCTCCTGGGCGGGCGGCGGTATTGTCTCGCCGCTGTATCCGTGGCGCTACAGCCCGGCTGTCACTGCACTCGCGCATTGGTCCCAGGACTTTTATCCACAGCTGGCGCAGCGCCTGTTCGCCCAGACGGGGGTTGATCCAGAGGTGCATACCACCGGCCTTTACTGGCTGGACCTGGACGACGAAGCCGAAGCCCTGGCCTGGGCTGCGCGAGAAGGACGCCCCTTGAGCAAAGTGGATGTCTCGGCTGCCCATGATGCCGTCCCA
The genomic region above belongs to Pseudomonas azotoformans and contains:
- the pilV gene encoding type IV pilus modification protein PilV produces the protein MLACPNSGFPQDFSRRQIGMTLIEVLVAVLVLAIGLLGAAVIQLNALKYTDSSRMTSQASFIAYDMLDRIRANSAVDYSWGRAERAPASSASASVRDLDLHDFEANILGFAGASAKGSVSVSAGEVTVSISWDDSRGTNRPGARETFTLTSRVSDESRGAQ
- a CDS encoding type IV pilin protein, which encodes MGMDSQGFTLIELLIAVVIIAVLAGIAYPGYTSHMKKVYRAEIVALLTDQAQHLERFYTRSGTFIDASGVSEGNDRYRITAALNPQDFQLVATPGVGSVMTGDLCGDFSLTSAGARTNPGAAPDMSRKLCWGQ
- a CDS encoding PilW family protein, with the translated sequence MRRRVGGFSLVELLLALATGLVLVLGGTQVLIGSRATHASQQAAMLLQDDARFVLGKMTQDIRQAGMFGCLATAFIDNAPPAFDQPVSWKIEAGAKSLTLVTADVGNENGKADWTVLSDCTGTAQAYAGSSPAPAPGQLRFALRQITYTFEAGQLKVSTPAAPAKAVLVDNVQAFDISYGVAAKPSSTEVARYDASPADLGLIRSVRILMTLQDPAGRVKDQTYSVVAALRNRLG
- a CDS encoding pilus assembly PilX family protein encodes the protein MKLKEPIRLRQAGMVLLISLVLLLLLSLIGLSSMQGAVTQQKVTASLWHRNQSLQSAESGLRRGESSVQRSFATLLPCRSIVTCAPPAAAYSVVGAGLDPVSGITWTALDGGLYGIQSLGPAVGLAHVPPQTVADVYRVTAVGLSGQLRTVLESVYARVEEEGGSRFQRVAWRQLQ